A portion of the Leptospira kanakyensis genome contains these proteins:
- a CDS encoding pyridoxal phosphate-dependent aminotransferase → MRRNIVHSGADALIYEIRQIVALAKQIEVMGVNITWENIGDPIQKGESVPNWMKDIVSGLVAQNKSWAYTATQGDEATRKFLAAKVNERGGAQITSEDILFFNGLGDAVAKIFGFMRREARILGPSPAYSTLSSAEAAHSGYEHLTYELNPDNDWMPDLEDIENKVKYNDSIAGILLINPDNPTGAVYPKEVMREIVKICEKYDIILICDETYAHVNYSEWGSIHLSEVIGDKVCGFALRSISKEYPWPGARCGWLEVFNRKNDPTFERYIKSLLDAKMLEVCSTTLPQLSIPLVYSHPEFLNHLKFRNQKFKKRAEKATSILTGIPGVKVIQPKGAFYLTVLFEDGALKPHMTLPIANTKVGDFVAPLMEKAALDRRFVLHLLASAGICVVPLSSFCCNRNGFRVTLLEEDETKFEWIYTTLAENIRKYLAS, encoded by the coding sequence ATGAGAAGAAATATAGTCCACTCGGGTGCTGACGCACTCATTTACGAAATCCGCCAGATTGTAGCCCTAGCCAAACAAATTGAGGTTATGGGAGTTAACATTACCTGGGAAAATATTGGAGACCCCATTCAAAAGGGAGAATCCGTTCCTAATTGGATGAAAGACATCGTCAGTGGGCTTGTCGCCCAAAACAAATCTTGGGCCTATACGGCAACGCAAGGGGATGAAGCCACTCGTAAATTTTTAGCAGCAAAGGTCAATGAAAGAGGTGGAGCTCAAATCACATCTGAGGATATTTTATTTTTTAATGGCCTCGGAGATGCGGTTGCAAAAATTTTTGGATTTATGAGAAGAGAAGCAAGGATTCTTGGTCCTTCTCCCGCATACTCGACGTTATCTTCTGCTGAAGCAGCGCATTCTGGATATGAACATTTAACTTACGAATTAAATCCTGATAACGATTGGATGCCCGACCTAGAGGACATCGAAAATAAAGTAAAATATAACGATTCAATCGCAGGAATTCTACTGATCAATCCTGACAATCCAACAGGTGCTGTTTACCCAAAAGAAGTCATGCGAGAGATTGTCAAAATTTGTGAGAAGTATGACATCATTTTGATCTGTGACGAAACATATGCCCATGTCAATTATTCAGAATGGGGAAGTATTCATTTATCAGAAGTGATTGGTGATAAAGTTTGTGGATTTGCACTTAGATCCATCTCGAAAGAATATCCATGGCCAGGTGCTCGTTGTGGTTGGCTTGAGGTGTTCAATCGCAAGAATGATCCAACCTTTGAGCGATACATAAAATCATTGTTAGATGCAAAAATGTTGGAAGTTTGTTCGACAACTCTTCCGCAACTTTCGATTCCACTTGTTTACTCGCATCCTGAATTTTTAAATCATTTAAAGTTTAGAAATCAGAAATTCAAAAAAAGAGCAGAAAAGGCAACTTCAATCCTTACTGGAATTCCAGGTGTGAAAGTCATCCAACCAAAGGGAGCTTTTTATTTAACAGTTCTTTTTGAGGATGGGGCATTAAAACCACATATGACCCTTCCTATAGCAAATACTAAGGTTGGTGATTTTGTGGCACCACTGATGGAGAAAGCAGCCCTTGATCGAAGGTTCGTATTGCATCTATTAGCTTCTGCTGGTATTTGTGTGGTTCCACTAAGTTCTTTTTGTTGTAATCGAAATGGATTTCGTGTCACCTTACTTGAGGAAGACGAAACAAAGTTTGAATGGATTTATACCACACTCGCGGAAAATATCAGGAAGTATCTAGCATCCTAA
- a CDS encoding S1C family serine protease: MERKTSIPPVVYINFALVFVLLFAIFFPEIRSAVTKLFASPKPISASKQTQAIQIQTSFRNVYREAQQFVVSIRTKKTEMIFHPYAFGESREDRISSIGSGFIIDERGFVVTNYHVIKNAEIIEIIMSDGRIFPARYVGSHERADIALLKIPSNDRFTPAFLGNSDEIEVGDWAIAVGSPYGLEKTFTVGVVSAKSREDLDETGQTHIQTDTAINPGSSGGPLLNIYGEVVGINRMIRSSSGASAGIGFAIPISYAKRVLRQIEQNVGQNIRPATLGVMATAPLPDHRRSLGIPGETIGVLVYDIEPNSSAEKGGLRRYDFIEGANGLQIRHINDLREQVGLVGLGGVLRLKILRDTQEMELSIPLVEAAYKKGQ; encoded by the coding sequence ATGGAAAGAAAAACTTCGATTCCGCCAGTCGTCTACATTAACTTTGCATTAGTTTTTGTACTTTTGTTTGCCATCTTTTTTCCTGAGATTCGATCGGCAGTGACAAAACTGTTTGCTTCCCCAAAACCGATTTCTGCAAGCAAACAAACCCAGGCCATCCAAATCCAAACAAGTTTCCGCAACGTATATCGCGAAGCACAACAATTTGTAGTTTCTATCCGTACGAAAAAAACAGAGATGATTTTTCATCCTTACGCTTTCGGTGAAAGTAGAGAGGATCGAATTTCGTCGATTGGTAGTGGTTTTATCATCGATGAAAGAGGGTTTGTTGTTACCAACTACCATGTCATTAAAAATGCAGAAATCATAGAGATCATCATGTCGGATGGTCGTATTTTTCCGGCACGTTATGTGGGAAGCCATGAACGTGCTGATATAGCTCTTCTTAAAATCCCGAGTAACGATCGTTTTACTCCAGCCTTTTTGGGTAATTCCGATGAAATCGAAGTGGGCGACTGGGCCATTGCTGTTGGGTCTCCTTATGGTTTGGAAAAAACATTTACTGTGGGTGTTGTTTCTGCCAAATCACGTGAAGATTTGGATGAAACCGGTCAAACTCATATCCAAACGGACACTGCCATCAATCCAGGTTCCAGTGGAGGACCACTTCTCAATATTTACGGAGAGGTGGTCGGGATCAATCGGATGATTCGTTCTTCTTCGGGTGCGAGTGCGGGGATTGGGTTTGCCATTCCCATAAGCTACGCCAAAAGGGTTCTTCGCCAGATCGAACAGAACGTGGGCCAGAACATTCGACCCGCCACCTTAGGGGTGATGGCTACCGCACCTCTCCCTGACCACAGGCGTTCTCTAGGCATTCCTGGGGAAACCATTGGGGTTTTGGTCTATGATATCGAACCCAATTCCTCTGCAGAAAAAGGGGGGCTTCGGCGGTATGACTTTATTGAGGGCGCCAATGGCCTCCAAATTCGCCATATCAATGATTTACGAGAACAAGTAGGACTTGTTGGTCTCGGGGGCGTCTTACGGTTGAAGATATTACGGGATACCCAAGAGATGGAATTATCGATCCCTTTGGTCGAAGCCGCCTATAAAAAAGGCCAGTAA
- a CDS encoding aminopeptidase, translating into MPKPLPLLSIPYPCRTKKIPRILTVLLFPIFLSGCLPYLFHLGKEQSSIILGREKIEDILNLQGLDLKTKQKLNLIREARNFAIGELALNEKGGFEYYTKLDREEIGWNVSASEALELKSYTWWFPIAGTVPYKGFFDHKLALALEKELQSEGYDTRIRAIGGYSTLGWFSDPVLSPQLNWSDHRLVGLVFHEMAHATVYLPGDSTLNESYASYVEEKGVEIYYTKKEGETSSHLQKFKKEKNRREVTLTLLKKYAEELKHLYASNLNKENKQIQKQNIIKNFKEEVIQKKLVPEEKSKEFLTREWNNEDFLGALRYHSGEFSFESLFIQSGNNFPEFHNRVKNLFDLPPESREEFLNKKP; encoded by the coding sequence ATGCCAAAACCACTTCCACTTTTGTCGATTCCCTATCCTTGTCGAACCAAAAAGATTCCAAGAATATTAACGGTTTTACTCTTCCCCATTTTTCTTTCTGGTTGTTTACCGTATTTATTTCATTTAGGTAAGGAACAATCTTCCATTATCTTGGGTCGCGAAAAAATCGAAGATATTCTAAATCTCCAAGGATTGGATTTAAAAACAAAACAAAAATTAAATTTAATTCGAGAGGCCAGAAATTTTGCCATCGGGGAACTCGCATTAAATGAAAAAGGTGGGTTTGAATACTATACCAAATTAGATCGGGAAGAAATCGGATGGAATGTCAGTGCCTCCGAGGCCTTAGAACTAAAATCCTATACATGGTGGTTTCCCATTGCCGGCACCGTTCCCTACAAAGGATTCTTTGATCATAAATTGGCCCTTGCCCTCGAAAAAGAATTACAATCGGAAGGTTATGACACACGCATCCGCGCCATAGGCGGATACTCGACACTTGGTTGGTTTTCAGATCCCGTTTTGTCACCCCAATTGAATTGGTCAGACCATAGACTTGTAGGCCTGGTCTTTCATGAAATGGCTCATGCCACTGTTTATTTACCTGGTGATTCCACACTCAATGAATCTTACGCAAGTTATGTGGAAGAAAAAGGTGTCGAAATTTATTATACAAAAAAAGAAGGAGAAACCAGTTCCCATCTACAAAAGTTTAAAAAAGAAAAAAATCGGAGAGAGGTAACCCTAACCCTTTTGAAAAAATATGCGGAAGAATTAAAACACTTATACGCTTCTAATTTGAACAAAGAAAACAAACAAATCCAAAAACAAAACATCATTAAAAATTTCAAAGAAGAAGTGATCCAAAAAAAATTAGTCCCAGAAGAAAAGTCCAAAGAGTTTTTAACTAGAGAATGGAATAACGAAGACTTTCTCGGAGCCCTTCGTTACCATTCGGGAGAATTTAGTTTTGAATCTTTGTTCATTCAATCGGGAAACAACTTCCCAGAATTTCATAACCGAGTAAAAAACCTCTTTGATCTACCACCGGAATCGAGAGAAGAATTTTTAAATAAAAAACCCTAG